One region of Suncus etruscus isolate mSunEtr1 chromosome 5, mSunEtr1.pri.cur, whole genome shotgun sequence genomic DNA includes:
- the LOC126009129 gene encoding ribosome-recycling factor, mitochondrial-like isoform X1: MALGFRCFRCVHPALYSSLAAFTRPISEVTLKTVNTSQNDLRQNITCPAVPSRHFATKKAKAKGKGQPQTRVNLNTALVEDIISLEEVDGEMKSVIEALKDTFNKTVNIRTSPGSLDHITVVTADGKLALNQIGQISMKSPQLILVNMASFPECTAAAVKAIRESGMNLNPEVEGTLIRVPIPKVTREHREMMVKLAKQSTNKAKDSLRKVRTNATNKLKKSKDKVSEDTLRLIEKQISQMADDTVAELDRHLAVKTKELLG, from the coding sequence ATGGCCTTGGGCTTCCGTTGCTTCCGCTGCGTCCACCCTGCCCTTTACAGCTCTCTTGCAGCCTTCACCAGACCTATTTCAGAAGTTACGCTGAAGACAGTGAACACAAGTCAAAATGACCTTAGGCAGAACATAACTTGCCCAGCTGTACCCAGCCGCCATTTTGCTACCAAGAAAGCCAAAGCCAAAGGGAAAGGACAGCCCCAAACCAGAGTGAATCTTAACACTGCTTTGGTTGAAGATATTATCAGCCTGGAAGAGGTGGACGGAGAAATGAAGTCTGTGATAGAAGCGCTCAAGGATACATTCAATAAAACTGTCAACATAAGGACCTCGCCAGGGTCCCTTGATCATATCACCGTGGTCACTGCAGATGGGAAACTTGCGTTAAATCAGATTGGCCAGATCTCCATGAAGTCTCCCCAGCTAATTCTGGTGAATATGGCCAGCTTCCCAGAGTGTACAGCTGCAGCTGTCAAGGCTATAAGAGAAAGTGGAATGAATCTGAACCCAGAAGTGGAAGGGACGCTTATCCGGGTTCCCATTCCCAAGGTGACACGAGAGCACAGGGAAATGATGGTGAAACTGGCCAAGCAGAGTACCAACAAGGCCAAAGACTCCCTGCGGAAGGTTCGTACCAATGCGACCAATAAGCTGAAGAAATCAAAGGACAAGGTCTCCGAGGACACCCTCAGGCTCATAGAGAAACAGATCAGCCAAATGGCCGACGACACAGTTGCTGAGCTGGACCGACATCTGGCAGTGAAGACCAAAGAGCTCCTTGGGTGA
- the LOC126009129 gene encoding ribosome-recycling factor, mitochondrial-like isoform X2, producing the protein MALGFRCFRCVHPALYSSLAAFTRPISEVTLKTVNTSQNDLRQNITCPAVPSRHFATKKAKAKGKGQPQTRVNLNTALVEDIISLEEVDGEMKSVIEALKDTFNKTVNIRTSPGSLDHITVVTADGKLALNQIGQISMKSPQLILVNMASFPECTAAAVKAIRESGMNLNPEVEGTLIRVPIPKRNRSAKWPTTQLLSWTDIWQ; encoded by the exons ATGGCCTTGGGCTTCCGTTGCTTCCGCTGCGTCCACCCTGCCCTTTACAGCTCTCTTGCAGCCTTCACCAGACCTATTTCAGAAGTTACGCTGAAGACAGTGAACACAAGTCAAAATGACCTTAGGCAGAACATAACTTGCCCAGCTGTACCCAGCCGCCATTTTGCTACCAAGAAAGCCAAAGCCAAAGGGAAAGGACAGCCCCAAACCAGAGTGAATCTTAACACTGCTTTGGTTGAAGATATTATCAGCCTGGAAGAGGTGGACGGAGAAATGAAGTCTGTGATAGAAGCGCTCAAGGATACATTCAATAAAACTGTCAACATAAGGACCTCGCCAGGGTCCCTTGATCATATCACCGTGGTCACTGCAGATGGGAAACTTGCGTTAAATCAGATTGGCCAGATCTCCATGAAGTCTCCCCAGCTAATTCTGGTGAATATGGCCAGCTTCCCAGAGTGTACAGCTGCAGCTGTCAAGGCTATAAGAGAAAGTGGAATGAATCTGAACCCAGAAGTGGAAGGGACGCTTATCCGGGTTCCCATTCCCAAG AGAAACAGATCAGCCAAATGGCCGACGACACAGTTGCTGAGCTGGACCGACATCTGGCAGTGA